In one Clostridia bacterium genomic region, the following are encoded:
- a CDS encoding alpha-2-macroglobulin family protein, whose product MIRKSTYSCVLLFVLFASLAAVAQSTEVYFSLSSDRTYRPDQKPKVNLYAHNVDYLEFRVYRVQDPAAFFTKLDDLHEFGVRHYSPREQVDQRTWLEKFHDWKISWWRWIRDFFRGQYSGESRAKIRDWHSGKAKRSATRGAVGFADVPLLNSQQLVARWKMELPPKYVSESSELPIENLKPGLYVVEATDGTYRAFTVLVVSEMALVTKTAPGQIVAFTVERKTGRPAGNVRITVWNKHQQLAAFSTGTDGMGEAPIELKNAPNGDEDFGDSESGYGSNWVLAQHGEDVAIVAPYSLNLSSNPREDWAGYAYTDRPVYRPGHTVHFKAILRKRTGERLLLPTERQAEVTVEDSANNTVLKKTYPLSTFGSLNGSLEIPQSAPLGYYTISVVVGESRIGSSFEIQEYKKPEYFVKVTPERNRVLQGENVKATIEARYYFGEPVTNAKVKYVVHTQRAWFSDDDDSTDTSDGSEDADRYFYGEQVLEQEGKLDGNGRLVVTIPTSVQEKQKVDVEYRVEARVTDAVGREVAGHNGVLATYGSYRLNSSTGSYIYRVGESVPVVVHAQDYEKHAVQADLKIALLRHKYGEQDVQIYSGTEKTGADGYARFNVPASESGSMVLRVTSKTPEGREVEAQSWMWIVGKGESTYGEEGNEQQLQVLTDKSSYKVGDVARIVVMGGVENATVFVTTEGRTVMTRRIVKADGQNATFEVPITEQSQPNFYVSAFVVADDTFYKGSKNIKVPPVERTLKIDVTPSKQQFQPGEPAAYDVRVTDNSGTPVKAELSLGVVDDAIYAVRPDSSGNIVNAFYEERYGIVQTEQSFSFYFHGEAGKKPIPIAMRGVPGGLARGALAQVKDLVQPKVRKAFPDTAFWAAEIRTDDNGRATARLAFPDSLTTWRTTVRAVTMDTKAGAAINKVLVRKNLMVRLAAPRFFRQGDEVTVSTIVHNYLASAKTVRISLDVTGVDMVAGTTQQVEVPQRGEVKLDWRLRTKPGQTSAKLLAKALTNEESDAMELTLPVIPFGVKQGVAAGGTQSDATGSSSTNLSFPAGVDPGSRSIQLEASPSLAGAIFSSLEYLTSFPYGCTEQTMSSFLPNVVVASTLKELKVPSRVDPALLARQVDAGFERLYDFQHEDGGWGWWKEDDSMLFMTAYVVSGMAQAQSAGYSVRPDAFLNGKNYLKKALAEHPNMIPDLRAYVAYSLALAGERDHEALDKLWNERSKLSSEGIAMAGLVMHLNGDDRANEAANTLRSMVKAEGEGAYWASSKDDLLEIDVDNSAEATAYAVKLLSQLSPQDMLLPKAVLWMMRHRNEGHWYSTKQTAMVLFGITEYLKVSKELDASFNVEILVNGKQVLGRRFTQQDATSGLAATALVSPAAVGENNRIEVRKNGSGSLYWSARGVYYSRDKSLNNKNGLKLSIVREYFKMTSEKSGEKIVYTLAPLSGPVQTGDLLAIKITVTGDKWKYLMVEDPIPAGTEFVERDELYELRQKPSWWRNWYSRREFHDDRAVMFQTWFTNGVREYFYLVKVTNAGMFQISPASVQPMYQPDVLSTTDPAVVEVK is encoded by the coding sequence ATGATCCGCAAATCGACGTATTCTTGCGTCCTACTGTTCGTGCTGTTTGCTTCACTAGCTGCCGTTGCGCAATCGACGGAAGTGTATTTCTCCCTTTCCAGTGATCGTACGTACAGGCCGGACCAGAAGCCGAAGGTGAACCTCTACGCGCATAACGTCGATTACCTCGAGTTCCGCGTGTACAGGGTGCAGGACCCCGCGGCATTCTTCACTAAGCTCGATGACCTGCATGAATTTGGCGTGCGGCACTACTCGCCCAGGGAGCAGGTGGACCAGCGCACGTGGCTGGAGAAGTTCCACGACTGGAAGATAAGTTGGTGGCGCTGGATCCGCGACTTCTTCCGCGGGCAATACTCGGGGGAATCGCGGGCAAAGATCCGCGACTGGCACTCAGGCAAGGCGAAACGTAGTGCCACCCGTGGAGCCGTGGGATTTGCTGACGTTCCGCTGCTGAACTCTCAACAGCTGGTGGCAAGGTGGAAGATGGAACTGCCGCCGAAGTACGTCAGTGAATCTTCCGAACTTCCCATCGAGAACCTCAAGCCCGGGCTTTATGTAGTGGAGGCAACTGACGGCACATACCGGGCATTCACGGTGCTTGTAGTTTCCGAGATGGCACTGGTTACTAAGACAGCGCCGGGGCAGATCGTCGCCTTCACTGTGGAGCGAAAGACAGGCAGGCCGGCAGGAAATGTCAGAATCACAGTCTGGAACAAACACCAGCAGTTAGCGGCCTTTTCAACCGGCACTGATGGGATGGGAGAGGCTCCAATCGAGCTCAAGAACGCACCGAACGGCGATGAAGATTTCGGGGATTCGGAGAGTGGTTATGGCTCGAACTGGGTGTTGGCGCAGCATGGCGAGGACGTCGCTATTGTGGCGCCGTACTCGCTAAACCTGAGCAGCAACCCGCGTGAAGACTGGGCAGGTTACGCGTACACCGACAGGCCGGTCTATCGGCCCGGACACACGGTGCACTTCAAGGCCATCCTGCGGAAGCGCACCGGTGAGAGATTGCTACTGCCGACGGAACGCCAGGCCGAAGTGACGGTCGAGGACTCCGCAAATAACACGGTGCTTAAGAAGACGTACCCGCTATCCACGTTCGGCAGCCTGAATGGCTCGCTGGAAATTCCTCAGAGCGCTCCGTTGGGCTACTACACGATCTCGGTCGTAGTGGGCGAGAGCCGTATCGGCAGCAGTTTCGAGATACAGGAGTACAAGAAGCCCGAGTACTTCGTGAAGGTCACGCCGGAGCGAAACCGAGTACTGCAAGGGGAAAACGTTAAAGCGACGATCGAGGCCCGGTACTACTTCGGCGAGCCGGTCACTAACGCGAAAGTGAAGTATGTCGTCCACACGCAGCGTGCGTGGTTCAGCGACGATGACGACTCGACTGACACGAGTGACGGTTCAGAAGACGCAGACCGCTACTTCTACGGAGAGCAGGTACTCGAACAGGAAGGCAAACTCGACGGAAACGGAAGGCTGGTTGTTACGATCCCGACATCCGTACAGGAGAAGCAAAAGGTCGACGTTGAATATCGGGTCGAGGCACGGGTGACGGATGCAGTCGGACGCGAAGTTGCGGGCCATAACGGCGTCCTCGCCACTTACGGAAGCTATCGGCTTAACAGTTCGACCGGCAGTTACATCTACAGGGTCGGCGAAAGCGTTCCCGTTGTCGTTCACGCGCAGGATTATGAAAAGCATGCCGTACAGGCAGACCTGAAAATCGCCCTTCTTCGCCATAAGTACGGCGAACAGGATGTGCAGATCTACAGCGGGACGGAGAAAACTGGTGCTGACGGATACGCGCGGTTCAACGTTCCGGCCTCGGAGAGCGGAAGCATGGTTCTTCGCGTCACGTCGAAGACCCCGGAAGGGAGAGAGGTTGAGGCTCAGAGCTGGATGTGGATTGTTGGAAAGGGCGAGTCGACTTATGGCGAAGAAGGCAACGAGCAGCAACTGCAGGTTCTCACGGACAAGAGCTCATACAAGGTGGGCGATGTCGCACGCATTGTCGTAATGGGCGGCGTCGAAAACGCAACCGTGTTCGTAACGACCGAAGGCCGGACTGTGATGACCCGGCGTATCGTGAAAGCGGACGGGCAGAATGCGACGTTTGAAGTTCCGATCACGGAACAATCGCAGCCTAATTTCTACGTGAGTGCTTTCGTGGTGGCTGACGACACGTTCTACAAGGGATCGAAGAACATAAAGGTTCCACCCGTTGAACGCACGCTCAAAATTGATGTGACGCCATCGAAACAGCAGTTCCAGCCGGGAGAACCTGCAGCTTACGACGTGCGCGTCACGGACAATTCAGGCACGCCTGTGAAGGCCGAGCTGAGCTTAGGCGTGGTCGATGACGCGATCTATGCCGTGCGGCCGGACAGTTCCGGAAACATCGTCAATGCCTTTTACGAGGAACGCTACGGCATCGTGCAAACAGAGCAGTCGTTCTCGTTCTACTTCCATGGCGAAGCAGGGAAGAAGCCGATCCCGATCGCGATGCGCGGGGTGCCCGGTGGACTCGCGCGCGGAGCGCTGGCGCAGGTAAAAGATCTTGTCCAGCCGAAGGTGCGAAAGGCATTTCCGGACACGGCATTCTGGGCGGCCGAGATTCGAACCGATGATAACGGCCGTGCGACTGCGCGACTCGCGTTTCCAGATTCTTTAACAACTTGGCGTACGACTGTCCGCGCGGTCACGATGGATACGAAGGCCGGTGCCGCGATTAACAAGGTTCTGGTCCGCAAGAACCTAATGGTACGACTGGCCGCGCCGCGCTTCTTCCGGCAGGGAGACGAGGTCACGGTATCGACCATCGTGCACAACTATCTCGCCTCCGCGAAGACCGTCAGGATATCCCTCGATGTGACAGGCGTGGACATGGTTGCTGGAACAACACAGCAGGTGGAAGTTCCGCAGCGGGGAGAGGTGAAGTTGGACTGGCGATTGAGAACCAAGCCGGGCCAGACATCGGCAAAACTGCTGGCAAAAGCGCTCACGAACGAGGAATCGGACGCGATGGAACTCACGCTGCCGGTGATTCCTTTTGGAGTCAAACAGGGAGTCGCCGCGGGCGGAACTCAGAGCGACGCGACGGGCTCGAGTTCAACCAACTTGAGCTTCCCCGCAGGAGTCGATCCGGGCTCGCGCTCAATCCAGCTAGAGGCCTCTCCGTCTTTGGCAGGCGCAATCTTCTCTAGCCTCGAGTACCTGACTTCATTCCCATATGGCTGCACGGAACAGACGATGTCGAGTTTCCTGCCCAATGTGGTAGTGGCGAGCACCCTAAAGGAGTTGAAGGTTCCGAGCCGTGTCGATCCCGCGCTGCTGGCTCGGCAGGTAGATGCCGGTTTCGAGCGTCTCTACGACTTCCAGCACGAGGACGGCGGCTGGGGGTGGTGGAAGGAAGACGACAGCATGCTGTTTATGACCGCATACGTCGTGTCTGGTATGGCACAGGCGCAATCTGCTGGATATTCGGTTCGGCCGGACGCTTTCCTGAATGGAAAGAATTATCTGAAGAAAGCGCTTGCCGAGCATCCGAACATGATTCCTGACCTCCGGGCTTATGTGGCCTACTCGCTGGCGCTGGCGGGCGAGCGAGACCACGAAGCACTGGACAAGTTATGGAATGAGCGCTCCAAATTGAGCAGCGAGGGCATCGCGATGGCCGGACTCGTCATGCACTTGAACGGCGACGACCGGGCGAATGAAGCAGCGAATACGCTGCGAAGCATGGTGAAAGCGGAAGGAGAAGGAGCCTACTGGGCTTCGTCGAAAGACGACCTTCTCGAGATCGACGTGGACAACAGCGCCGAAGCGACTGCATACGCCGTAAAACTGCTTAGCCAACTTTCTCCGCAGGATATGCTGTTGCCGAAGGCGGTCTTGTGGATGATGCGGCATCGCAACGAGGGCCACTGGTACTCCACCAAGCAGACCGCGATGGTGCTGTTCGGAATCACCGAGTACCTGAAGGTGAGCAAGGAACTCGACGCGTCGTTCAACGTCGAGATTCTCGTAAACGGAAAACAAGTGCTCGGCCGCCGCTTCACGCAGCAGGACGCGACGTCGGGTTTGGCGGCGACTGCGCTGGTCTCCCCCGCAGCTGTTGGAGAAAACAACAGGATAGAGGTGCGCAAGAACGGTAGCGGGAGCCTCTATTGGTCAGCGAGGGGCGTGTACTATTCGCGTGACAAATCGCTCAACAACAAGAACGGGCTGAAGCTCAGCATCGTCCGTGAGTACTTCAAGATGACCAGCGAGAAGTCCGGCGAGAAGATCGTCTACACTCTCGCGCCGCTCTCCGGCCCGGTTCAAACTGGTGACCTGCTCGCGATCAAGATCACGGTCACCGGTGACAAGTGGAAGTACCTGATGGTCGAGGACCCGATCCCGGCGGGGACGGAGTTTGTGGAGCGTGACGAGCTTTACGAACTGCGGCAGAAGCCGTCGTGGTGGAGGAACTGGTACAGCCGCCGCGAATTCCACGACGACCGGGCGGTGATGTTCCAGACCTGGTTCACGAACGGCGTACGGGAGTATTTCTACCTGGTGAAGGTCACCAATGCCGGCATGTTCCAGATCAGTCCGGCTTCGGTTCAGCCAATGTATCAACCTGACGTCTTGTCGACCACTGATCCGGCCGTAGTGGAGGTGAAGTGA
- a CDS encoding LacI family DNA-binding transcriptional regulator, with translation MSTRSSRAAAPTRHTTLADVARAAGVVPMTASRAINNTGYVSDDVRERVLKAASELNYRPNMLARSLKGQTLKAIGIMLPDIANPFSAELVAGIQKELTGNGYSAFLATAHRSVELETAALDAFVDHRVAGVIVATRGTALGDDAIAEIVRSGVPVVTVGRPVEGAKVDCVTADHRKGAYEAVNHLLKLGHRRIGFMGIAPEHASNLRRFQGYKDALEEHGIELRNELIVGPESSPAYATEEDGYAAMMKIGALTRRPTAILARNDYTAMGALHAAQELGIRVPSEISMVSFDNTPISAHTTPPLTTVAQPISEQGSRAARFLLDRIEGRFKGGGRMVSLECQLVVRKSTARIAKKGRP, from the coding sequence ATGTCCACTCGTTCATCACGCGCCGCCGCCCCGACTAGACATACGACCTTGGCCGATGTTGCACGCGCCGCCGGCGTTGTGCCCATGACCGCTTCGCGTGCCATCAACAATACCGGTTACGTAAGTGACGACGTCCGCGAGCGCGTCCTGAAAGCCGCGTCAGAATTGAATTATCGGCCAAATATGTTGGCGCGCAGCCTCAAGGGCCAGACTTTAAAAGCGATCGGGATCATGCTGCCGGACATCGCAAACCCATTCTCGGCCGAACTGGTAGCCGGCATCCAGAAGGAACTCACGGGCAATGGATACTCGGCTTTTCTTGCTACCGCGCACCGCAGCGTGGAACTGGAGACGGCGGCCCTCGACGCATTTGTCGATCACCGGGTTGCGGGCGTTATCGTCGCGACCAGAGGGACGGCGTTGGGCGATGACGCGATCGCGGAAATCGTACGCTCCGGCGTGCCGGTGGTTACGGTTGGCCGTCCTGTGGAAGGCGCAAAGGTGGATTGTGTTACGGCCGACCACCGGAAGGGAGCTTACGAGGCAGTCAATCATCTCCTGAAGTTAGGACATCGGCGAATCGGCTTTATGGGAATCGCTCCGGAGCATGCGTCAAACTTGCGACGCTTCCAGGGATACAAGGACGCCCTGGAAGAGCATGGGATTGAACTTAGAAATGAGTTGATCGTGGGACCGGAAAGCAGTCCGGCGTATGCGACCGAGGAAGATGGCTATGCAGCGATGATGAAAATTGGCGCACTCACCAGGAGGCCAACGGCAATCCTGGCCAGAAACGACTACACAGCCATGGGCGCGCTCCATGCCGCACAAGAACTAGGAATACGGGTGCCGTCCGAGATCTCCATGGTGAGTTTCGACAATACGCCAATCTCGGCGCATACGACGCCGCCACTCACTACGGTGGCGCAGCCGATTTCAGAACAAGGCAGTCGTGCGGCGCGTTTTCTGCTTGATCGGATCGAAGGCCGGTTCAAGGGCGGCGGGCGAATGGTGTCCCTGGAATGCCAGTTGGTAGTAAGGAAATCAACCGCACGAATCGCGAAGAAAGGTCGTCCGTGA
- a CDS encoding penicillin-binding transpeptidase domain-containing protein, with amino-acid sequence MRCAQHWSSELIVLTLCTLLSAVCWGGEATGRASLSTELRRAFGDQKGAAVVIRVRDSQILAAHNIPVLTRRVATPGSSMKPFTLQFLIDNKLLKGTDRIACRRSLTISGIRLNCSHPAPHGAFDAQEALAFSCNSYFAEAAKRLPRLRFEQYLRGLGFDRTTGLLPGEAEGHVPAARTIQERQLLAIGAAGIEITPLELAAAYMRLARRQKAPTESERVVLNGLAAATDYGLAQGARPGSLKIAGKTGTAADPGGAVTHAWFAGFAPADSPQVVVVVFVERGRGSVEAANVARRILKAWEGTAQ; translated from the coding sequence ATGCGCTGCGCTCAACACTGGTCTTCTGAGCTGATAGTTCTCACGTTATGCACTTTGCTTAGTGCAGTTTGTTGGGGAGGCGAAGCGACGGGCCGCGCCTCACTGAGCACGGAGTTACGCAGGGCTTTTGGTGATCAGAAGGGCGCAGCCGTTGTCATACGGGTACGCGACTCGCAGATCCTGGCGGCGCATAATATTCCCGTGTTAACCCGCCGAGTTGCGACTCCGGGTTCCAGCATGAAGCCGTTCACCCTCCAATTCCTGATCGATAACAAACTGTTGAAAGGAACAGACCGGATAGCGTGCCGCAGGTCGCTGACAATAAGCGGCATACGATTGAACTGTTCACATCCTGCGCCGCACGGCGCGTTCGACGCGCAAGAAGCCCTGGCGTTCTCATGCAACTCATACTTTGCGGAAGCCGCGAAGCGCCTGCCCCGGCTGAGATTCGAGCAATACTTGCGGGGACTCGGCTTCGATCGCACGACCGGCCTCTTACCTGGAGAAGCCGAAGGGCACGTTCCGGCCGCTCGAACCATACAGGAGCGACAGTTGCTCGCGATCGGTGCGGCGGGGATTGAAATTACGCCCCTCGAACTCGCGGCGGCATACATGCGGCTTGCCCGTCGGCAGAAAGCTCCCACCGAATCAGAGCGCGTGGTGTTGAATGGGCTTGCCGCGGCAACCGATTACGGGTTGGCGCAAGGCGCGCGACCAGGATCGCTCAAGATCGCCGGCAAGACTGGGACAGCGGCCGACCCCGGAGGTGCCGTAACGCACGCGTGGTTCGCAGGTTTTGCTCCTGCCGACAGCCCGCAAGTAGTAGTCGTGGTATTTGTTGAACGGGGGCGCGGCAGCGTGGAAGCAGCGAACGTCGCGCGCCGCATCCTCAAGGCTTGGGAAGGCACCGCGCAATGA
- a CDS encoding SpoIID/LytB domain-containing protein, translating into MRQLVITFILLLPIAGFAQQPDVRLELMSLYRMKDATVHALEHTVMRSCERCDWVPWKGALQLTAKADAVTIGADTKPLKVLSLRGGLRMETGVAPARTIVTPVEVRSRGGRLVFVTTLPLEEYVAEVVQGETSGTLPQEALRAIAVAARSYATHFRDRHKAGQFDFCDTTHCQFVQSKLSPAVAAAVEQTRGEILWDRGRAFAAYYHKDCGGRTESASEVWPGATASRARTVTDPYCVRTTQRWRSDISRNKINVALTNAGMNLPRDWDHITVAQRTSSGRAKTLLFGTGNSENGRLIAASSVRFALGRAYGWSWLKSEWYDVSVADDRVIFTGRGTGHGVGLCQLGAAEMARAGKTYREILAFYYPGMTIGVAASGIAWRKSSSAGVDVFTVDAQPPAHEMEMSARAFAWAELHTGLHSPKRPSVYTYPTVEMFRNATGEPGWVAAATKSNKVRVQAFKVLDRRFESVLRHEFTHFLLEMNAAPQTPLWFREGLVMLITGERKSAVAELSPAQMESILRSRSDYKATQAAYGSALAIIARMDRQYGRGKLLSWLAGGIPSNIPAGGVAQEVTDKR; encoded by the coding sequence ATGAGACAGCTCGTCATAACTTTCATCCTGCTTCTACCCATCGCAGGGTTCGCGCAACAACCTGATGTCAGGTTGGAGTTGATGTCGCTATACAGGATGAAAGACGCGACGGTCCACGCGTTGGAACACACAGTCATGCGGTCGTGCGAGAGATGCGATTGGGTGCCGTGGAAAGGTGCACTGCAACTTACTGCCAAAGCGGACGCGGTCACAATTGGCGCCGACACAAAACCTTTGAAGGTGCTGTCGCTTCGCGGTGGCCTCCGGATGGAAACAGGCGTTGCACCTGCGCGCACGATCGTCACCCCAGTAGAAGTTCGCTCCAGAGGCGGGCGGCTTGTGTTCGTCACCACTTTGCCGCTTGAGGAGTACGTGGCGGAGGTGGTGCAGGGTGAGACCTCCGGGACTTTACCGCAGGAAGCGCTTCGAGCAATAGCTGTAGCCGCGCGCAGCTACGCGACCCATTTTCGTGACCGCCACAAAGCGGGACAATTTGATTTCTGCGACACCACGCATTGTCAGTTCGTTCAGTCGAAATTGTCTCCGGCGGTAGCCGCGGCAGTCGAACAAACACGCGGCGAGATCCTTTGGGACCGCGGCCGGGCGTTCGCTGCGTACTATCACAAGGATTGTGGGGGCCGGACCGAGTCTGCCTCTGAAGTTTGGCCGGGTGCAACAGCGTCGCGGGCAAGGACGGTCACCGATCCCTATTGCGTGCGCACAACACAGCGATGGCGTTCGGACATTTCGCGGAACAAGATCAACGTCGCATTGACGAACGCCGGCATGAATCTTCCGAGAGACTGGGACCACATCACGGTCGCGCAGCGAACGTCATCCGGCCGTGCCAAGACATTATTGTTCGGCACAGGCAATTCGGAAAACGGGCGGCTGATCGCAGCGTCCAGCGTAAGGTTCGCACTTGGTCGCGCTTACGGATGGAGTTGGCTGAAGAGCGAGTGGTACGACGTCTCTGTGGCTGATGATCGCGTGATATTCACCGGTCGCGGCACCGGACACGGTGTTGGGTTGTGCCAGCTTGGCGCGGCGGAGATGGCTCGCGCCGGAAAGACCTACCGCGAGATTCTTGCGTTCTACTATCCGGGCATGACCATCGGAGTCGCAGCCAGCGGAATCGCGTGGCGGAAGTCGTCCTCGGCCGGCGTTGACGTTTTCACCGTTGATGCACAACCCCCAGCTCACGAGATGGAGATGTCCGCACGTGCTTTTGCCTGGGCTGAATTGCACACTGGGCTCCACTCGCCTAAACGGCCGAGCGTGTATACCTATCCGACTGTGGAAATGTTTCGTAACGCCACGGGCGAGCCCGGATGGGTTGCTGCCGCCACAAAGAGCAACAAGGTTCGCGTGCAGGCATTCAAGGTACTGGACCGTCGCTTCGAGAGCGTACTGCGGCATGAATTCACACACTTCCTGCTGGAGATGAACGCCGCACCGCAAACACCTCTCTGGTTTCGCGAAGGACTGGTGATGCTGATCACTGGCGAGCGGAAATCCGCCGTCGCCGAGCTTTCGCCGGCGCAGATGGAATCGATTCTCCGAAGCCGCAGCGACTACAAAGCTACCCAGGCGGCGTACGGCTCCGCACTTGCGATCATTGCTCGAATGGATCGGCAGTACGGACGGGGCAAACTGCTTTCTTGGCTAGCTGGCGGCATTCCCTCCAACATTCCCGCCGGCGGCGTCGCGCAGGAAGTTACCGACAAGCGCTGA
- a CDS encoding DUF1175 domain-containing protein, with protein sequence MSILVLCLSACGQRRPPQVILEIPQKPVVADGQSRMWLRLRTQDGRSLNPKDISIRVVESDGRGRVERVVLEKSQEQLLVEVIAGVNPGQMTLDMRGESIRESRVRVDSVLATGDYFRDGTPDFLRLSMPQDRAAFRHWFTVLAERQAISNATIPTEINDCAALLRYAYREAMRRHDSTWASDSNLGQLPAGPDIAKYTYPYTPLGPRLFRTKEGEFNPADIADGTFAEFSDAKTLITSNTHFLTRDVRLAQPGDLLFFRQFEQSSPFHSMIFVGRSHFGDGGDWVVYHTGPIGKRQGEMRRVRMQALLAHPDARWRPEISNPKFLGVYRWNILREAK encoded by the coding sequence GTGTCCATTCTCGTCCTCTGTCTCTCTGCATGCGGCCAGCGGCGGCCACCCCAGGTAATACTTGAAATTCCTCAAAAGCCGGTCGTCGCTGATGGGCAATCGCGCATGTGGCTGCGGCTGAGAACGCAGGATGGGCGTTCACTCAACCCTAAGGACATTTCTATACGTGTGGTGGAGTCCGACGGGCGCGGCCGCGTTGAAAGAGTTGTGCTGGAGAAGTCGCAGGAGCAGCTTCTGGTCGAAGTGATTGCCGGAGTGAATCCGGGACAGATGACGCTCGATATGCGCGGCGAGAGCATACGGGAGTCGCGCGTACGCGTTGATAGCGTGCTTGCGACCGGGGACTACTTCCGCGACGGGACGCCGGATTTCCTGCGGCTTTCCATGCCTCAGGATCGTGCGGCTTTCCGGCACTGGTTCACGGTTCTAGCAGAGCGCCAGGCCATCTCCAACGCCACGATCCCGACCGAGATCAATGATTGTGCAGCGTTGTTGCGATATGCGTATCGAGAGGCAATGCGACGACATGATTCGACCTGGGCGTCAGATTCAAACCTGGGACAGTTGCCAGCGGGTCCAGATATCGCGAAGTACACGTATCCTTACACGCCGTTGGGACCGCGGCTGTTTCGGACGAAGGAAGGCGAGTTCAATCCCGCTGACATCGCGGACGGGACGTTTGCGGAGTTTTCCGACGCAAAGACACTTATCACCTCGAATACGCATTTCCTGACGCGGGACGTTCGGCTGGCGCAACCGGGAGACCTTCTTTTCTTCCGGCAGTTCGAACAGAGTTCACCGTTTCACTCCATGATCTTCGTCGGTCGCAGCCATTTTGGAGACGGCGGCGATTGGGTCGTCTACCACACCGGGCCAATTGGCAAGCGGCAGGGAGAAATGCGCCGAGTGCGCATGCAGGCTTTGCTTGCGCATCCCGATGCGCGCTGGCGCCCGGAGATCAGCAACCCGAAGTTCCTTGGTGTCTACCGCTGGAACATCCTGCGAGAGGCCAAATGA